The Setaria viridis chromosome 9, Setaria_viridis_v4.0, whole genome shotgun sequence sequence GGGCTGGCCGCCCGTCCGGTCGTTCCGCAAGAACATCCTCTCCGTCCAGTCGTGCCAGAAAGGGGGCGGCGACATGGACGACGGCAagtccggcgcggcggcgttcgTGAAGGTGAGCATGGACGGCGCGCCGTACCTGCGCAAGGTGGACCTGAGGATGTACGGGAGCTACCAGGAGCTGTCCAAGGCGCTCGAGAAGATGTTCAGCTCCTTCACCATCGGTACGTACACATACATCCTCCGTACGGTTCCGGCCTGATTCTGATTGCAAGCATGTTCAGCTGCCTTTTGCTTGTACGGTGGTTGCTTGGTCCTTAGCTATCTTCTGTCCTTGCTTGCCATGGCTGGCACTGTCCCACCCACCCACGAGCACGTATACGTACGGTGTCGGCATGTACGTATATCCGATCCAGCTGTACGGTGGGATACGGCTTGACCTGACCATACATGCTGTATGATTGATCAGTTCAGTTGCTTAATCGACAGATACGTTCATACCAAGATAAGGTTTTCATATAGTTCAAATGTTAGCAACTTGATCCATGATTTGCAACTTGCAATCTCCAGATTTCGTTTCTTTCACTGGCAGTACTCTGGCACTGCAATAATGTTGTTGTCAATGTCTTGTTCAGCAGGCAGCTGCGGCGGGTCGCAGGGGATGAAGGGCATGAACGAGACCAAGCTGGCAGACCTGCTCAGCGGCTCCGAGTACGTGCCCACCTACGAGGACAAGGACGGCGACTGGATGCTCGTCGGCGACGTGCCCTGGGAGTAAGCGCCGCCGTTTAATTGATATTTTCTGGTTGATCAGAGATAGTAGTACAACCGAGGATGTTCTTACCATCAGAATCTCTGTTGGGAAACTGCAGGATGTTCGTGGAGTCGTGCAAGCGCCTCCGGATCATGAAAGGATCCGAAGCCGTCGGCCTCGGTCAGTCACATAGACGAGATGTTTCTCACTCACTTGAGAGCTTCTAGCTGATATGCTAACGAAATGCTTCCATTTTTGTTGTCTGGCCTGTTAACATTTTCAGCTCCCAGGGCGATGGAGAAGTGCAAGAACAGTTGCTGAGGAAGGCATCGCGAGCGTCCAGTATTAACTGCAAGGACGGATACGCGTCCGCTCCTCTCTGTATCATAATGTTGTTGAGTTTTACTACCCTGAAAGCCTGTGTCGTCGTCTCGGTTAAGGCGTGTTGTTCATGTACTAGTGtgttcttctcttcttctcttttaATTTAGGGACTCCACGCATGTATAATTGTGGTTAAGTTTCATCTTGTTATATGaagtatatatatacacgtaACAAAGATGGTGTGATCGATCGATATGCGCCTCTTCTATCAACTTTATTTTTAAACTGAAAAATGCTATTATCGCTGTCGATACCTCATCTTCAGGGATGCTGTCACCTTCTTAGCACAacaacaacaggaagaagaagaagaagaagaagaagaagaagaacgaaGGGATCTTGCTGTTTGTCTAGCAGCGACGTTCAATTACCGCAATGCTTGTGTTGAGCAAATGATAATTGCACAGCAGGAATGCTCAATTATCAAGCTGTTATCTGCCTAACTGGTGCTAGGATCCAATAATGAGAGGCATTATATTCTTCAGGGCTTTCTGCGTGACTGCATCCGCAAGAAACAGGGTCAATGCTTGTGGTGCACACACAGCCCGCGCATCTCCATGATTTGTATTTATATGCCTGCGCCAACTAAAGGAAGGAGCATGCCATGTGCATCCAGATACATGGATATAGTGGATCATGTATTTTAAAATGCTAGGTACGTTTCAGTTGTTTAGAACTTGCTTTGTTCATAATTTGCTTTCGTTTGTACGAAAGTGCAAGGTTGGCAGAAGACCCAGTGTTGGAATGGAAGGTGGTACCATTGTATACGGACTTTGCCTGCGGTTTTCAGGCCGTCAGAACATTGTATTCACACATGTCCATGCCTGTTTGATAAAGCTATGTTAAATTATGCAAAACATATTTGCCTTTGGGGATCTTGTGCCCCCTTGCAATGATGGCAGGTTCATTCCCAGGCAGCAAGCAATCGGCTGGTTTTTATACGCACCCAGCAACTTACAAAGAGGATACTAAATATATATAAGTCCATCTAAATATGTCTTAAATCAAAATATTCAACTTCTAAACTTTTATATAGATTACTAACTACGAGATAATATCAATGTCCTAAAGGACTTGTATTTACGACAAGAGAAAGTACACAGGTAAAAATGGAATACCACGTGCAGATAGTTGTGAAATCATGTTACAGCCCACTAATAAAAGAGTAAActgcacccaccatacaacaacttagCAAGTGGGTGCAGAttagtccaacaacttgtaaaatgctcaatctagtacaataactgtAAGGGTGcggattggtccaacaacttgtaaaatgctcaattttgtGCAATAACTTGACAAATTGGTCCATCCGCACTCCAAATGTTATAACGGCAACATATTTGCTAATGTCGGGTCAGAGTATATTATGTTGGAATAATTGTTGAGCATTATTTGACTATTAATATTCGCATCGCAACGACAATGTATCTGGCCAAGATTAAAACCTTCAATGTTTAGGAAATTAATTGTTATGTCttcatattaattattttttatatagtgATTTAACTTTgattagaaatatttaattCCATATTCAATATTGATAACACCCTCACTATTTCTTACATATTTGACCATATGCATTGTTCATCtgcacaaaaaaaatcaatatgtTAATACATGCTAACAATACCTTTTAGGAGTTtgttataaatattttttaaagcaTCATGTAATTGTTTAGAAAGGGAAAATGAGTTAAAAGAATAGAGACAAACATGCAGCAGAAGCGAAGAAAAAAACCTGAGGTTCCAGAGTCTCTCTTAGAGACTTTAGTCTTTCGGTAATACCAATGGTATAATTCTAAAATATTGTCTAATTTTAACTAATGAAAAAAGGAGTTATGTACACAGTTAAGAAGCAGCCGCTTGGACACAATCAACAACTTTCATTGATAAAAATTAAGAATTATTGGTTGGAAGAAAATTCACATGTCCATCTACTTTGCTTAATACGTTGTCATCGTAACGATTAGATTGTATGTGCACCAATTTGCCAAGTTATTACTAAATTaagtattttacaagttgttggaccaaccCGTCCCACCTGataagttattgtactaaaattaagcattttacaagttgttggactaaTTTGCACCCACTTGATAAGTTGTTGTGTGGCTCCTAATAAACTAAGAATTAACTGTAAATATAAGTGGGTATATATATATGCGCTTTTCCATAGCGTTTCTCTTTACTGATCACATTGTTGTCTACAGGACAAGAATTAACAGTAAATAGAAGTAGGatccccctcccctccatctTAATGTAAGAGGATTGGCAAAAATCAAAGTTCAAGGCTTGCGACTTGCAATCCAGCTTGACTCGAGTACCAAGTTTGGCTCAATTCAGTTCGATTTGGTTTTTCAAACAAATTTAGCCAATGCGAGCTTCGTTCTACCTCACATTTTCTTAACGTCAGCTCGTGAGCCACCCAACAACAAAGCTGCTCAACTAGTTTAAAATATCGTTAAATATGTCAATCAGAAACTCAATTCTAATGTTATAGTGATATTAGTCTATTTGGTCAAGGTCAGCATGCTATAAAACAAAAGTCCAGTCTCATCTGTGCAAAATGTATGTTTATTAGTACCACAACTGCTATGTTATTTGTATTATTGTCTTATTGGTATATATTAGAAGATGCTCG is a genomic window containing:
- the LOC117835693 gene encoding auxin-responsive protein IAA11 isoform X2 — encoded protein: MAGLGFEETELRLGLPGGGNDAGEAAAARKRGFEETIDLKLKLRQPAASPAARVEEEAEEDEAAAAADVVAAAASPAAAATGGANMKRSPSQSSVVTTDAQPDADKPRAPKAQAVGWPPVRSFRKNILSVQSCQKGGGDMDDGKSGAAAFVKVSMDGAPYLRKVDLRMYGSYQELSKALEKMFSSFTIGSCGGSQGMKGMNETKLADLLSGSEYVPTYEDKDGDWMLVGDVPWEMFVESCKRLRIMKGSEAVGLAPRAMEKCKNSC
- the LOC117835693 gene encoding auxin-responsive protein IAA11 isoform X1, with the translated sequence MAGLGFEETELRLGLPGGGNDAGEAAAARKRGFEETIDLKLKLRQPAASPAARVEEEAEEDEAAAAADVVAAAASPAAAATGGANMKRSPSQSSVVTTDAQPDADKPRAPKAQAVGWPPVRSFRKNILSVQSCQKGGGDMDDGKSGAAAFVKVSMDGAPYLRKVDLRMYGSYQELSKALEKMFSSFTIAGSCGGSQGMKGMNETKLADLLSGSEYVPTYEDKDGDWMLVGDVPWEMFVESCKRLRIMKGSEAVGLAPRAMEKCKNSC